TCATTAGTTAAAACCCTTAAAAATTGTGCCCTGAGCGGTGCCCTTTCTCCAGAAATAAGTTCGAATGTTTCAGCAAAGGTCTGAGTGTGGATATAAGAACAGATACCACAGACCCTCTCAGATAAATATATGGCTTTTTGCCATGTTTTACCAGTCATAACCCTTTCGATTCCCCGGTGAACGTATCCGTAATCAATCTCGGCACTTAGAACCTTTTCTCCTCGGGTTTTGAGTTTTAATCTTAATGGTTCTTTAAATGCAGGGTGCATTGGTCCCAGAGGTAATATCATTCTTTCTGCCTCCCTTTAGCTGCTATGGCTCCTGGAGCCACTGCTAAAATAGCCTCTAATATTTCAGATGGTCTCGGTGGACAGCCTGGTATCTCTGCATCTACTGGTATAAAATCAGATACCGGAGCATATACACTTCCCCCTTCCTGATTAAATACATCACCAGATACCGGGCAATTTCCAATAACCACCACGACTTTTGGTTCAGGTGCTTTGGTATAAATCCGCCGCAGTTTGTCTTTCCATTGTTCAGTGACAGCCCCTGTTACCAGAATAACATCGGCCTCCCGGGGATTATTATGTACATATATACCGTATTGTTCTAAATCATAGCGAGGCGATAGCAGTGCCACTACCTCAATATCACAGCCATTAC
The nucleotide sequence above comes from Methanobacterium alcaliphilum. Encoded proteins:
- a CDS encoding NADH-quinone oxidoreductase subunit B family protein; the protein is MLDALKDIVRKSSIHVCLVNTGGCNGCDIEVVALLSPRYDLEQYGIYVHNNPREADVILVTGAVTEQWKDKLRRIYTKAPEPKVVVVIGNCPVSGDVFNQEGGSVYAPVSDFIPVDAEIPGCPPRPSEILEAILAVAPGAIAAKGRQKE